The Bacteroidota bacterium sequence AAAGATAAACGGCGGGCAAATTCATAAGAGGAAATATCCTCCTTATCCTTGCATACATGATATGCAATGTAAAAAGCCTTACTGATGGGAAACTTGCAATTATGAAAAATTGTACCTGTAATGGCCGATTCCTCAGACTTGCACCGGGTACAACGGCGGGAATATGGCGATTTCCCGGCACATGAATTTGTATTTCCGCATTTTCTGCAGACAAAACCATTTGACCATTTCAAATCTGCCAGAAATTCCAGGCATTTATCATCATTTGTAAATAACTCTTCCAGCTGCTCCGGACTTAAATCATCTTTAAAGATCACTTTTATTAATTTTTATTTTTTTACCTAGCAAAGATAAAAAAAATTAGTGATAATAAAAAGATTTAGGTGATACTATTGCGATTTATTGAAAGATATTTTTTATCTTTGTAGCATTATTTTAAGAAAAAGGACCATGAAAGAACTACATGAATTGCAGACAGGTTGCACAAGTAAAAAGGATTTTTTTAAATCTTCAAGGTTTTTGAAACCGTTTTTAGGAATAGTAATTGGCGGAATAGCCGGATATCTGTATTACAGGTTTGTCGGTTGTTCAACAGGTTCCTGCATTGTTACCGGATCACCCTTAGGCAGTATAATATTTGGAAGCCTTTTCGGACTGTTTCTGGTTTCCAGCCCATGCAGTGGCGGAAGTTGCAGAAGATAAATCTTATTTGGCTTTTTATTCATCAACTAACAACAATTATTTATGTCTTTGGCAGAAATCAATAAAAGGTATACGGCACTGGCAACAACCGAATGTTGCCTTTCGTGCGGCAGTGCAATCAGCTATGCAGAGCCCCAGCCGGGGGAAATCTGTGTCGACCTGGGCAGCGGGAAAGGTTCTGACGTCCTGAGGATGGCAGAAAAAACAGGTGACAAAGGTTTTGTTTATGGAATAGACATTTCGGAGGGGATGCTGAAAAAAGCCAGGCAAAATGCTGAAAAATTCGGAGTAAAGAATGTGAACTTCATCAGCTGCGACCTTGAAAAAATAGAATTACCCGATGTGGCTGCCGACCTGGTTATTTCAAATTGCACGATCAACCACGCGGGAAATAAACAGGCTGTCTGGAACGAGATATTCCGTATCCTGAAAAAAGGCGGACGCTTTGTCGTCAGCGATATTTATGCCACCAGCCCCATCCCTGAAGAGTATAGTCAGGATCCTGTTGCCGTTGCAGAATGCTGGGCCGGGGCCATTACAAAAGAGGAGTATATCGATATCCTGGTGAAAGCAGGCTTTTCATCCCTCAAAATAATTGAAGAATCAGCACCTTATGCCAAAGGCAAAGCAGAAGTTGCAAGTTTCACCATTTCCGGGAAAAAGCCTTCAGCTTGCTCTTGCTGCCATTAATAAATTTAAATTTTAAATTCATCAAGATGAAAAAGATAATTTTCACAATTGCAATTGCATTATCCCTGCTATTAACCAATTGCGGTGCAAATAGTTCAGCCAATGATAATAAGGTAAAGGATAATCATGAAAATGTTATTCACCTGACCGACAACACATTCAAACAAAAAGTATTCAATTATACGGCCAGTAAAGAATGGAAATATGAAGGGGACAAACCTTGTATCATTGATTTTTATGCCGACTGGTGCGGGCCATGCCGCCGTATGTCCCCTATACTGGAAGAAATAGCAAATGAATATGCCGGCAAAATTGTTGTCTATAAAATAGATACTGAAGCAGAACAGTTACTTGCCCAAAACATGGGAATAACAAGCCTTCCGACCATAGTATTCTGCCCGGTCAAAGGCCAGCCACAGGCTTCGATAGGCCTGATTCCAAAAGAAGAAGTGATTAAAATGAT is a genomic window containing:
- a CDS encoding methyltransferase domain-containing protein, which produces MSLAEINKRYTALATTECCLSCGSAISYAEPQPGEICVDLGSGKGSDVLRMAEKTGDKGFVYGIDISEGMLKKARQNAEKFGVKNVNFISCDLEKIELPDVAADLVISNCTINHAGNKQAVWNEIFRILKKGGRFVVSDIYATSPIPEEYSQDPVAVAECWAGAITKEEYIDILVKAGFSSLKIIEESAPYAKGKAEVASFTISGKKPSACSCCH
- the trxA gene encoding thioredoxin codes for the protein MKKIIFTIAIALSLLLTNCGANSSANDNKVKDNHENVIHLTDNTFKQKVFNYTASKEWKYEGDKPCIIDFYADWCGPCRRMSPILEEIANEYAGKIVVYKIDTEAEQLLAQNMGITSLPTIVFCPVKGQPQASIGLIPKEEVIKMINNVLLTK
- a CDS encoding transposase, whose protein sequence is MIFKDDLSPEQLEELFTNDDKCLEFLADLKWSNGFVCRKCGNTNSCAGKSPYSRRCTRCKSEESAITGTIFHNCKFPISKAFYIAYHVCKDKEDISSYEFARRLS